The following proteins come from a genomic window of Emys orbicularis isolate rEmyOrb1 chromosome 25, rEmyOrb1.hap1, whole genome shotgun sequence:
- the NT5C3B gene encoding 7-methylguanosine phosphate-specific 5'-nucleotidase — translation MVPELEKATVHMKNPEHVQRVISALRKEGTDKLQVISDFDMTLSRFGFNGRRCPTSHNILDNSQVISEEGRKKLKDLLHYYYPIEIDPNRTMEEKRPLMVEWWTRAHDLLLQQKILKSDIAKIVRESEVMLRDGVNTFFDQLHQHNIPLFIFSAGVGDVLEEVLRQAEVFHPNINVVSNYMDFDDKGVLRQFKGPLIHTYNKNNAVLEKTEHFQLLSSRSNIILLGDSMGDLSMADGVANVENILTVGFLNDKVDEQRGKYRDAYDIVLEKDETLDVVNGILCYILGDLN, via the exons ATG GTTCCTGAACTGGAGAAGGCCACGGTCCACATGAAGAATCCTGAGCACGTGCAGCGCGTAATCTCGGCGCTCAGGAAAGAGGGAACAGACAAACTGCAG GTCATTTCGGACTTCGACATGACTCTCAGCAGGTTTGGATTTAACGGGCGACGATGCCCCACGTCGCACA ATATCCTAGATAACAGCCAAGTCATTAGCGAAGAAGGCAGGAAAAAG TTAAAAGATCTACTGCACTATTACTATCCAATTGAAATTGACCCCAACCGGACTATGGAAGAAAAACGTCCCCTCATGGTGGAATG GTGGACCAGAGCCCACGACCTCTTGTTGCAACAGAAGATTTTGAAAAGTGACATAGCCAAGATCGTCCGAGAATCCGAGGTGATGCTCag ggACGGAGTCAACACCTTCTTTGACCAACTCCACCAGCACAACATCCCCCTGTTCATCTTCTCGGCCGGCGTGGGCGACGTCCTGGAGGAGGTCCTCCGGCAGGCCGAGGTGTTCCACCCAAACATCAACGTGGTGTCCAACTACATGGACTTCGATGACAAG GGCGTCCtgagacaatttaaagggccgctgATCCACACCTACAACAAGAACAACGCAGTCCTGGAGAAGACGGAACACTTCCAGCTGCTGAGCAGCCGGTCCAACATCATCCTGCTGGGGGACTCCATGGGAGACCTGAGCATGGCAGACGGGGTCGCCAACGTGGAGAACATCCTCACAGTCGGATTCCTGAACGACAAG GTGGACGAGCAACGAGGAAAGTACCGGGACGCCTATGACATCGTGCTGGAGAAGGACGAGACTCTGGATGTGGTCAACGGGATCCTTTGTTACATCCTTGGAGACCTGAACTGA